The Vibrio agarivorans genome window below encodes:
- the gloB gene encoding hydroxyacylglutathione hydrolase, translating to MLHVKSIPAFNDNYIWLIQNSQQGCAVVDPGDAQPVIDYLTQHNLELEVILITHHHNDHIGGVAELVRQFPHVDVFGPLNEPIPTVTQTLQGGDQFELFGERFLVLDLEGHTAGHIGFVGDGKLFCGDVLFSAGCGRVFEGTMEQMWRSLDKIAKLPIETEVYCAHEYTLSNIAFALAVEPENPHLLDYRDEVIRLRGMAQPTLPTTIEQEKRINPFLRLEETGVMKSVTNRTVASDPLAIFTALREWKNEF from the coding sequence ATGTTACATGTCAAAAGCATACCTGCATTTAACGATAATTACATCTGGCTAATTCAAAATAGCCAACAAGGATGTGCCGTGGTTGACCCCGGTGATGCTCAACCTGTGATCGACTACTTAACGCAACATAATCTTGAATTAGAAGTCATTTTAATTACTCATCACCACAATGATCACATTGGTGGTGTTGCGGAACTGGTGCGTCAGTTCCCACATGTTGATGTGTTTGGCCCGTTGAATGAACCTATTCCTACCGTGACACAAACACTGCAAGGTGGCGACCAGTTTGAGCTGTTTGGTGAACGCTTTTTAGTCCTCGATCTTGAAGGTCATACCGCCGGTCATATTGGTTTTGTCGGGGATGGTAAACTATTTTGTGGTGATGTCCTCTTTTCTGCGGGTTGTGGGCGCGTATTTGAAGGTACTATGGAGCAGATGTGGCGCTCTCTCGATAAAATCGCTAAGCTGCCGATTGAGACTGAGGTCTACTGCGCTCATGAGTACACACTCAGTAATATCGCTTTTGCTTTAGCGGTTGAACCAGAAAACCCACACCTTCTTGACTATCGTGATGAAGTAATTCGTTTACGCGGTATGGCGCAACCAACGCTGCCAACGACTATTGAGCAAGAAAAGCGCATTAACCCTTTTTTGCGACTTGAAGAGACCGGTGTGATGAAATCCGTGACAAACCGCACTGTTGCAAGCGATCCACTCGCCATTTTTACCGCATTACGTGAGTGGAAAAACGAATTTTGA
- a CDS encoding TIGR03503 family protein: MKTAVIALFLVLFSSISFASQESAMSLLDNRFRVDPSIEQITFVIYRAERSQPVVLVRPDGKKYYAWKNEDNVRWYQESAMDIVSIDNPMPGPWQAVGKVTPKNKILLISHLELRADTLPSRLYQGEEIKFTAELTSDGDPLVLRDFLDRVNLRVTFTKYVENESELLAQAKPVPEVVGEFADDGQGLDEVAGDGRFTVALPITPVPGKYRVRITSGNGVFLRAIEQEVLVYPTPVSVTLEQSREPGKSHQVRVSGESGMIEPGSLAAKVDHVNPSKEVNHVELVAKPDETELNLAIPYQGALGNYTWDTTVFATDLASKRSLQFRFANRSYSVAEEIDLEETRRLQELERQEQLKRQQEQHLMAHRAEVRKRAVIWVIVGNIAVIVIGLLTWFLLRRRKAKKAELPEMQLDLPK, encoded by the coding sequence ATGAAAACGGCGGTGATAGCTCTATTTTTAGTTCTGTTTAGTAGTATAAGCTTTGCCTCTCAAGAGAGCGCAATGTCACTACTCGACAACCGTTTTCGTGTTGATCCTTCTATCGAGCAGATCACGTTTGTAATTTACCGCGCAGAGCGCTCTCAACCGGTTGTGTTGGTGAGGCCTGACGGTAAAAAATACTATGCATGGAAAAATGAAGACAATGTTCGTTGGTATCAAGAGTCAGCGATGGACATTGTGTCGATTGACAACCCAATGCCCGGCCCATGGCAAGCGGTGGGTAAAGTCACACCAAAGAACAAGATTCTGCTGATTTCCCATCTAGAGCTGAGAGCGGATACACTGCCCTCCCGTCTTTATCAAGGGGAAGAGATTAAGTTCACGGCAGAATTAACCTCAGATGGTGATCCTCTGGTGTTACGAGATTTTCTCGACAGGGTGAACTTGCGAGTCACCTTCACTAAGTACGTCGAGAATGAGTCTGAATTGCTCGCACAAGCAAAACCCGTTCCAGAAGTTGTCGGTGAGTTTGCTGATGATGGCCAGGGTTTAGATGAAGTGGCTGGCGATGGGCGGTTTACCGTTGCCCTACCTATCACACCAGTGCCGGGTAAGTACCGCGTGCGTATTACCTCAGGAAACGGTGTCTTTTTGCGTGCGATTGAGCAAGAGGTGTTGGTGTATCCAACCCCTGTGAGTGTCACACTTGAGCAATCCAGAGAGCCAGGGAAAAGTCATCAGGTGCGGGTATCTGGTGAGTCCGGCATGATTGAGCCCGGCTCGCTGGCTGCTAAAGTGGATCACGTAAACCCTAGCAAAGAAGTCAACCATGTTGAGTTAGTCGCAAAACCAGATGAGACTGAGCTCAACTTGGCAATTCCTTATCAAGGAGCGCTGGGTAATTACACTTGGGACACCACGGTGTTTGCGACCGACTTGGCCAGTAAGCGTTCTTTGCAGTTTCGTTTCGCCAACCGCAGTTATTCTGTCGCGGAAGAAATTGATCTTGAGGAAACTCGTCGTTTACAAGAGCTAGAGCGACAAGAACAACTTAAACGCCAGCAAGAGCAACACCTTATGGCACACCGAGCCGAGGTGCGTAAGCGTGCAGTGATATGGGTGATTGTGGGGAACATTGCGGTTATTGTTATTGGGTTACTGACGTGGTTCTTATTACGCAGACGCAAAGCGAAAAAAGCAGAGTTACCTGAAATGCAATTAGACCTGCCGAAATAG
- the rnhA gene encoding ribonuclease HI, translating to MTKLVEIFTDGSCLGNPGPGGYGIVLRYKQTEKTLAKGYTLTTNNRMEMLAAVVALQTLKQPCQVILTTDSQYVRQGITQWIHNWKKRDWKTADKKPVKNADLWKALDTETQRHQVDWRWVKGHAGHRENEMCDELARTAAENPTEVDEGYQAS from the coding sequence ATGACAAAACTCGTGGAAATTTTCACTGATGGATCTTGCCTTGGCAACCCAGGTCCAGGGGGCTATGGCATTGTCCTACGCTATAAGCAAACTGAGAAGACTCTCGCTAAGGGATATACCCTCACCACGAACAATCGCATGGAGATGCTTGCTGCGGTTGTGGCGCTGCAAACCCTCAAGCAGCCGTGCCAAGTTATATTAACCACAGACAGTCAATATGTCCGCCAAGGTATTACCCAATGGATTCACAACTGGAAAAAACGCGATTGGAAAACGGCGGATAAGAAACCAGTAAAAAATGCCGACCTATGGAAAGCGCTTGATACTGAAACTCAGCGTCACCAAGTCGATTGGCGTTGGGTGAAAGGCCATGCTGGGCATCGCGAAAACGAAATGTGTGACGAACTGGCACGAACTGCTGCAGAAAACCCAACCGAGGTTGATGAGGGCTACCAAGCTTCTTAA
- a CDS encoding class I SAM-dependent methyltransferase — MKPARSKKELNKPTTWSELQNGHWVSESIQLRLDEWCPKLFGYHLLKLGGLSSELASCFCNIQHQVNLDRDNPIASVIADSYELPFVEKSFDAVILAHQLDFCDDPHRLLREIDRVMIDDGYLILTGFNPLSLTGISSLLPWRKHNLPWSGRMFTPSRIKDWLGVLNYEVIECDSYAVFPYQYNRTFWTWLENSLGQWCRPMGSLYFIVARKRTCPLKPIKPHWQLKRRLSPLVNYSKVGIRVNTRPQL, encoded by the coding sequence ATGAAGCCAGCTCGTAGTAAAAAGGAACTTAATAAACCCACCACATGGAGTGAACTACAAAATGGTCACTGGGTGAGTGAGTCAATTCAACTTCGCTTAGATGAATGGTGCCCAAAATTGTTTGGTTATCATTTGCTTAAACTTGGTGGCTTAAGCAGTGAGCTTGCCAGTTGTTTTTGTAATATTCAACATCAAGTTAATCTTGATCGCGATAATCCGATTGCGAGCGTCATTGCTGACTCTTACGAGTTGCCTTTTGTCGAAAAAAGCTTCGATGCGGTGATTTTAGCTCATCAATTAGACTTTTGTGATGACCCACATCGATTGCTGCGAGAAATCGACCGCGTGATGATTGATGATGGTTACTTGATCCTTACGGGGTTTAACCCTTTAAGCCTCACGGGGATATCGAGCCTATTGCCTTGGCGCAAACATAACCTACCTTGGAGTGGACGTATGTTTACGCCATCACGTATCAAAGACTGGTTAGGGGTGCTGAATTACGAGGTGATTGAGTGCGATAGCTATGCTGTGTTTCCTTATCAGTACAATCGCACCTTTTGGACTTGGCTTGAAAATAGCCTTGGTCAATGGTGTCGCCCGATGGGCAGTTTATACTTTATCGTGGCCCGAAAGCGTACCTGTCCGCTCAAACCGATAAAGCCTCATTGGCAGCTAAAACGTCGCTTATCGCCTTTGGTCAATTACTCAAAAGTGGGTATACGAGTCAACACCAGACCACAATTGTAA
- a CDS encoding sensor domain-containing diguanylate cyclase, whose protein sequence is MKRRFPTISIKLALYIVVACCALLPMLYVSHYFTNNQISFLHDQKERQLNNTETAVITTIRSDVTRLLDTIALYSSDRFVIQAANNIMFSAPMERKIHDFVDLTDIDAAVYFIDRDWDIAYEAGGNLYQFENSTLISVLKTMQPTLSKGLGLTVTYNEAQLVKTGAGAGVAIIAPLLPFTLEEVSLYEPQGYIVVLLDYSSISARVAPLLLEGESIVFHQQLENVGLDIQHGFSRTLSVSHRLLEQPFEVQVDYYLSNSARTAQLNEYQYQMRRVIGVVLLVTLLVVWAVNRLFNLQFSRISQVVMALSRDEVIGVARPFKFVFTELRDIDRLIKAQRQRIGMQVAELEASNVKLEDANITIAEKNRQLESFNARLEEQVADKTQVLQKTLSRVEKHRKLLDSILSHISRFSHVGYRGLPGLVEQQLKSLFGFERVTFTYQPHERSHVELLSSVDKVQGYLSYYPLILSDEEQLLMDIYCQQLASWVELERITRCDGLTNSFNRLAFDDDFAYLKQQFEKGKEQQLGLIVVDINGLKPINDQYGHELGDKLIIKCSELLHISSAKLMSNIYRVGGDEFVLLLPGITYSELAALEADMSTRQENTVIFDVQGQAHAVSLSIGTVHSCDTDLDDMFQVADDNMYRSKHRHYYQSERDNPSGREHQR, encoded by the coding sequence ATGAAGCGACGTTTTCCAACCATTAGTATTAAGCTCGCGTTGTATATCGTCGTCGCTTGTTGCGCATTGTTGCCAATGCTCTATGTGAGTCATTACTTCACGAATAACCAAATTTCTTTCCTGCATGATCAAAAAGAGCGTCAGCTGAACAACACCGAAACCGCGGTGATAACGACAATTCGCAGTGATGTAACACGTTTGCTCGACACCATCGCACTCTATTCATCAGATCGCTTTGTTATTCAGGCTGCGAACAACATTATGTTCTCAGCGCCGATGGAGCGAAAAATTCACGATTTCGTCGATCTCACGGATATTGATGCAGCGGTGTATTTTATAGATCGTGATTGGGACATTGCTTATGAGGCTGGCGGTAATCTATATCAGTTTGAAAACAGCACATTGATTTCCGTTCTTAAAACAATGCAGCCAACCCTCTCTAAGGGTCTAGGGTTAACAGTGACTTATAATGAGGCACAGTTGGTCAAAACAGGGGCGGGCGCTGGTGTGGCAATTATTGCTCCACTGTTGCCATTTACGTTAGAGGAAGTCAGCCTATATGAGCCACAAGGCTATATTGTTGTACTACTAGATTATAGTAGCATTAGTGCCCGCGTCGCCCCGCTATTGCTCGAAGGAGAGTCAATCGTTTTTCATCAGCAATTGGAAAATGTTGGGCTAGACATTCAGCATGGGTTCTCTCGAACGCTGAGTGTTAGTCATCGGTTACTTGAACAGCCTTTTGAGGTTCAAGTGGATTATTACCTTTCAAACAGTGCACGAACCGCTCAATTAAATGAGTACCAATACCAGATGCGCAGGGTGATTGGCGTTGTCCTACTAGTGACCTTGCTGGTGGTATGGGCGGTCAACCGTCTCTTTAATCTGCAATTTTCTCGTATTAGCCAAGTTGTGATGGCTCTGTCCCGTGATGAAGTCATCGGCGTAGCGAGGCCATTCAAGTTTGTGTTTACCGAACTGCGGGATATCGACCGACTTATCAAGGCACAGCGCCAACGTATCGGCATGCAAGTCGCTGAGTTAGAGGCTTCAAACGTTAAACTTGAAGATGCGAATATCACTATCGCGGAAAAAAACCGTCAGCTAGAGAGCTTCAATGCCCGCCTTGAGGAGCAAGTGGCTGATAAGACTCAAGTGTTGCAGAAAACACTCTCTCGGGTAGAAAAACACCGCAAGTTGCTCGATAGCATCCTCTCTCATATTAGTCGCTTTTCCCATGTTGGTTATCGAGGTTTACCCGGCTTAGTCGAGCAACAGCTTAAATCTCTGTTTGGGTTTGAGCGAGTGACATTTACTTATCAGCCTCATGAACGTAGCCATGTTGAACTGCTCTCTTCAGTAGATAAGGTGCAGGGGTATTTATCTTACTATCCATTGATTTTATCGGATGAAGAACAGCTTCTAATGGATATTTACTGCCAGCAGCTAGCCTCTTGGGTAGAGTTAGAGCGTATTACCCGTTGTGATGGCTTAACCAATAGCTTTAATCGTCTTGCCTTTGATGATGACTTTGCTTATCTAAAGCAGCAGTTTGAGAAAGGTAAAGAGCAACAACTTGGTCTGATAGTGGTGGATATTAATGGCTTAAAGCCAATCAATGATCAGTATGGCCATGAATTAGGTGACAAGCTGATTATCAAGTGTAGTGAACTACTTCATATTAGCTCTGCAAAACTTATGTCCAATATTTATCGAGTCGGTGGTGACGAGTTTGTTCTGCTGCTGCCTGGTATCACTTATTCCGAACTCGCGGCTCTTGAAGCAGATATGTCGACCAGACAAGAAAATACAGTGATCTTCGATGTGCAGGGGCAAGCCCATGCGGTCAGTCTGTCAATCGGTACCGTGCACAGTTGTGATACTGACTTAGATGACATGTTTCAAGTGGCGGATGACAATATGTATCGCAGCAAGCATCGTCACTATTACCAGAGTGAACGTGATAACCCAAGTGGGCGTGAGCATCAAAGATAA
- a CDS encoding lytic transglycosylase codes for MRIIVCGLLGTILVGCQIAPNADSDSQPKETSKGEVSQVEPSTAQQPVKETISEPETVEELPVITPQSQEDVWQRIAMQLEMPIPEHKTVDYYRTWYLKHPSHLRTVSQRAQPFMYLIVEKIEERGLPMELALLPIVESSFDAFAYSHGRAAGLWQFVPATGEAMGLEQNFWYDGRRDVSASTDAALDYLTQQSQRFDGDWSHAIAAYNSGGGRVNSAIRQNRNAGKPTDFFSLNLPKETSGYVPKLLALADIIANQEKYGIEIPSIPNKKVVTQVDPQEQLDLAVAAEYAGITVKELQSLNPAYNQWSTAPETHHQLLLPTASVEQFNKNVADNRGKGVRLVRYQVKSGDSLSVIAQRHNTTSQVIRTANGLSNDNIRVGQHLMVPNSVKDDKAYALTASNRLKSTQAQSRGQYKLNHQVQSGESLWTIAKSHNVSYRSLAQWNGMAPNDTLRVGQSLVVWKDGKEGSIIRTVIYNVRSGDTISGIADKFKVKSRDVVKWNELHNQKYLQPGQRLKLYVDVTKVSV; via the coding sequence ATGCGCATTATCGTATGTGGTTTGTTAGGAACGATCTTAGTAGGTTGTCAGATCGCTCCCAACGCCGACTCTGACTCACAACCTAAAGAAACATCAAAAGGCGAAGTGAGCCAAGTGGAACCATCCACTGCGCAACAGCCTGTAAAAGAGACCATCAGCGAACCTGAAACGGTTGAAGAGCTGCCAGTTATCACGCCTCAATCTCAAGAAGACGTTTGGCAACGCATTGCGATGCAACTGGAAATGCCGATACCTGAGCACAAAACGGTGGATTACTACCGCACATGGTATCTAAAGCACCCGAGCCACCTACGCACGGTTTCTCAGCGTGCGCAGCCATTTATGTACCTCATTGTAGAGAAAATTGAAGAGCGTGGCCTGCCTATGGAGTTAGCGCTTCTTCCTATCGTAGAGAGCTCATTTGATGCCTTTGCCTACTCTCATGGTCGTGCCGCAGGTCTTTGGCAATTTGTGCCTGCAACAGGCGAAGCGATGGGTCTAGAGCAAAACTTCTGGTATGACGGTCGTCGTGACGTTTCTGCATCAACCGATGCCGCTCTTGATTATCTGACTCAGCAAAGCCAACGCTTTGATGGCGATTGGTCACATGCCATTGCTGCCTATAACAGTGGTGGTGGCCGTGTAAACAGTGCCATACGTCAAAATCGTAATGCAGGCAAGCCAACCGACTTCTTCTCTTTAAACCTGCCTAAAGAGACCAGCGGCTACGTACCAAAGCTACTCGCACTTGCTGACATCATTGCTAATCAAGAAAAATACGGTATTGAGATCCCGTCTATCCCGAATAAGAAAGTCGTTACACAGGTCGACCCACAAGAGCAGCTTGATCTTGCTGTCGCTGCGGAATACGCCGGCATTACCGTCAAAGAGCTGCAGAGCCTTAACCCGGCGTATAACCAGTGGTCAACAGCACCAGAAACACATCACCAACTTTTGCTACCGACAGCCTCGGTTGAACAGTTCAATAAGAATGTCGCTGACAACCGTGGCAAAGGGGTTCGCTTAGTCCGCTACCAAGTCAAATCGGGAGACAGCTTAAGTGTGATTGCACAGCGTCACAACACCACTAGTCAAGTGATTCGCACAGCGAATGGGTTGAGTAATGACAATATTCGAGTTGGCCAACACCTGATGGTGCCTAACTCGGTTAAAGATGATAAGGCTTACGCATTAACCGCTAGTAACCGCCTCAAGAGCACTCAGGCGCAATCACGCGGCCAATACAAGCTTAATCACCAAGTGCAAAGTGGCGAAAGCCTCTGGACTATCGCTAAATCACACAATGTCTCTTACCGCTCACTCGCACAGTGGAATGGCATGGCGCCAAATGACACCCTGCGCGTAGGTCAAAGCCTTGTAGTGTGGAAAGATGGTAAAGAGGGTTCGATTATCCGTACTGTCATCTACAACGTACGCTCAGGTGACACCATTAGCGGAATTGCTGATAAGTTTAAGGTGAAAAGTCGTGACGTGGTGAAATGGAACGAACTGCATAACCAAAAATACCTTCAGCCAGGCCAGCGCCTAAAACTGTATGTTGATGTCACTAAGGTAAGCGTGTAA
- the dnaQ gene encoding DNA polymerase III subunit epsilon, with protein sequence MNTSDNSTTHRIVVLDTETTGMNREGGPHYEGHRIIEIGAVEIINRKLTGRHYHVYIKPDREIQPDAIEVHGITDEFLRDKPQYNEIHQEFVDFIRGAELIAHNAPFDVGFMDHEFAKLDPSNATTADLCKVTDTLAMAKKMANMPARKNLDSLAKHYTIDTSARVLHGALLDAEILADVYLAMTGGQTALQFNANNDNGEQGGEEIRRLVGRKPLKVLHASADELEAHQSRLDIVEKGGACLWRQ encoded by the coding sequence ATGAATACTAGCGACAATTCTACGACACACAGAATCGTGGTTCTCGATACAGAAACCACAGGTATGAACCGCGAAGGCGGCCCACACTATGAAGGACATCGCATCATCGAAATTGGTGCGGTAGAGATCATTAACCGAAAGCTGACTGGCCGTCACTACCATGTCTACATTAAGCCAGACCGTGAAATTCAACCCGATGCAATCGAGGTTCACGGCATCACGGACGAGTTTTTGCGTGATAAGCCGCAATATAATGAGATTCACCAAGAGTTTGTTGATTTCATTCGTGGTGCAGAGCTGATTGCCCATAACGCGCCCTTCGATGTGGGCTTTATGGACCATGAGTTTGCAAAGCTCGACCCATCGAACGCGACTACGGCTGACTTATGTAAAGTGACCGATACGCTGGCAATGGCTAAGAAAATGGCCAACATGCCAGCGAGGAAGAACCTAGACTCTCTCGCTAAACACTACACGATTGATACCTCTGCGCGTGTTCTTCACGGGGCATTGCTCGATGCTGAGATCCTCGCGGATGTTTATCTGGCGATGACTGGTGGGCAAACCGCACTGCAGTTTAATGCCAACAATGATAATGGCGAGCAAGGAGGCGAAGAGATTCGCCGTCTAGTTGGTCGAAAACCGCTAAAGGTTTTGCATGCTTCTGCCGATGAGTTAGAAGCGCACCAATCTCGATTGGATATCGTTGAAAAAGGTGGTGCTTGTCTTTGGCGTCAGTAG
- a CDS encoding sugar ABC transporter substrate-binding protein — protein MAFSSQAREFPDAREPRVTIEVWSSFHGDLLQTAAQHFEQETGHKLAIRQFSSTFDIRSELLIAKMFGTYVPDMVWVPSDFLGLHEYIGLAALPVEWVDKSSFEPKSLESLMIDEQVYGLPLSLGNHLMLYYDKRRVSEPLLTWEQLISLEQALDQESPNAVVAMGVEDAYFFSSFFSLFYDSSPMVSFEFNQDATAQTIHFVQSLLQSGVLADNCAHQCGRDRLVSGEVDYLIDGDWALSLFPAEYIEQHLAIAPLLPTWQGKAMQSFSGGKVVALTEMAMADQDKKAALQRFIELMQQPAFLSRLQQETYHVSANSSFNQNHLNRTELEHALYQQYLSAQPMPVDPRLSIAWESLARTLQRINEGMPVDEAATFFETFFVKYQQRL, from the coding sequence TTGGCATTTTCGAGCCAAGCGAGAGAGTTTCCTGATGCCCGTGAACCCAGAGTGACCATTGAGGTCTGGTCTTCGTTTCATGGCGATTTGTTACAAACTGCTGCTCAGCATTTTGAGCAGGAGACTGGACATAAACTCGCTATTCGTCAGTTCAGCTCAACGTTTGATATCCGTTCAGAGCTGCTGATTGCCAAGATGTTTGGCACCTATGTGCCCGATATGGTTTGGGTGCCTTCCGACTTTCTCGGCCTGCATGAATACATAGGACTAGCTGCATTACCTGTTGAATGGGTAGACAAATCGAGTTTTGAGCCAAAAAGCTTAGAGTCCCTGATGATTGATGAGCAAGTTTATGGTCTACCTTTGTCTTTAGGTAATCACTTGATGCTCTATTACGACAAGCGCAGAGTGAGTGAACCACTGTTAACGTGGGAGCAACTTATCTCGCTTGAGCAAGCGCTCGATCAAGAATCCCCAAACGCCGTTGTAGCAATGGGCGTGGAAGATGCCTATTTCTTCAGCTCGTTTTTCTCACTTTTTTACGACTCCTCACCTATGGTCAGTTTTGAGTTTAACCAAGATGCGACTGCACAAACGATCCATTTTGTGCAGTCACTATTGCAAAGTGGTGTACTTGCTGACAACTGTGCTCATCAGTGTGGGCGCGATAGGTTGGTGAGTGGTGAGGTGGACTACCTCATTGACGGTGATTGGGCATTGAGTCTTTTCCCAGCAGAATACATTGAGCAACACCTTGCCATTGCGCCACTTTTGCCCACTTGGCAGGGCAAAGCAATGCAATCTTTTTCTGGGGGGAAGGTGGTAGCATTGACTGAAATGGCAATGGCAGACCAAGACAAAAAAGCGGCATTACAGCGTTTTATTGAGTTGATGCAGCAACCAGCATTTTTGAGTCGACTGCAGCAAGAGACATATCATGTGTCGGCAAACTCAAGCTTCAATCAGAACCATTTAAACCGTACCGAACTCGAACACGCACTCTATCAACAATATTTATCAGCTCAGCCGATGCCGGTTGACCCTCGCCTCAGTATTGCATGGGAGTCGCTTGCTCGAACTCTACAGCGCATCAATGAAGGAATGCCCGTTGATGAGGCGGCGACGTTCTTTGAAACCTTTTTCGTTAAGTATCAACAGAGATTGTAA